CGCCACATCGCTCCTTTTTGACCAATCGTAAATCGCCATGTCATTGCTGACCAAACCACTTTTGCCATGTCACCAACTCCAAAATGTAATTCATCTGAATGTAATCTCACTAGAATACCATTCAGAAGTTCTCCGTTACCGATTTGTTGCATCAAAATCGCTTATCGGAACAATCGATATCGTTTTACCCGAAAACGCCGATTTTCGACCAACTCTTGATTCCTCCTGAACCAACTTTATTTTCTCTCTACCAAATGTTTTCTCATGACATTCTTGAGTTATCTAGACAAAGATACCCTCAATCTACACCTCCTCAAAACCTTGCCTTGATCCTCCTCGACCTTCGATTTAGATGCATCGACCAATATGCAATTCTAACCGTCCCAAATAAAAACTTCTTCGACCAAACCTCTTCTTTTGATTCTCCGAAGCTATTACAACTCAAGGTTTCTCCATCCGTACACTCTGATTTCCTCGACCATATTTACTATTAACCAGGGTCATTACAATAACCGTCCTCACTAAATGAATGTGTGTTATTCATCCCTTTCCCACTTTTCTTTTAGTTTACAGctaatatatgatattttgaattgtTGATTATTCTCCACCATCTTAAAACATTATAAGGAATTCTAAGAGGATTGGGCTTGACATTTTACACTTTATCCTTCAAGTATAACTCTAGTTCAATGCTTGCATCTTGAAATCCTAACTCATTCACCATACGCTTGTACACAGTATCTATTCTTTCAAGTCAACACTCATTTACTACTTCATCCTGTCAAACAAATCACTTGCCACAAAATGAGTCTTGTCTTTTTAGAGATGATGACCCAACTGTTGGATCATTAGATGATGCTCTAAAGCCGTTATACTCTTCAAAAAGTATGTTCGTAACAATACTCATTGAGCTTATTAGACAGTAGACTATCTTTTCCATAAAGTTTATCATAGCAAAGACCGGTAAACTTCATTTTATTCCTCTAGTCAAAAACACTTGCACAAACaagatttattaatatattttagacaGTGTTATTAAACCCGACCCGGATCTGCGGTTGAACCTGTAAATCCAGTGATCCAATATAaattcggtttgggttttgtgAAAAAACTAAAGACCCGGAAAAAATgacggttgaaccactggtcgaaccaataaataaaattttatttttttagtttttaattatatttttagattctgttttatattctaaatttctaattaaaaaattagattttcaCTTTTTACTAATGaattagagaaataaaaaataaaaaacggattttttagaaatattttgacACCGTCAGTAAATattaaaccttaaattctaaaccttaaccCTTAagtaaaccttaaacccttacgtaaattttaaactttttgttaaattataaacttttggataaattctaatgAATcatagagtttaagatttatccaaaggtttaaaGTTTATacaaaggtttaagatttagcaATCTAAtataaggtttatgatttaaagtttagtgttttgttgacagtggtaaaaatatttaaaataaaaataagagtttatgatttacccgATTTAAATTACTTAGGgatttatgttttagggtttaggtgacgattttaaaaatattttaaggagaacattttttttgcaactactattaatttttatttttttattttttttattttaaaaacataatataggttgacaatattttgtttactttttgaacaaatattaaatataaaataattcgtCTTCTTAAGGGTTTTGACTGTTGACACcattcgtcttcttcctctacATTCTCCGAGTTCCTTGTTTCTTAAGGCAAAGCGTAACCCTAAAGTTCCCGAGTTTTCTACTCAATATCTTCCTCTGTCCTCATGCTGAAGCTCTTCACATCACATCACGTGGCTAGCCGGTTTAAGAACCGGAGTTCCCACAAATTGGCTCCTAGAGCTTTCTTATCGACACTAACCGATTCCAAGCCTACCGATACTGTCTCTGCTAAACAATGCCTCGACGATTGTCAAACGGTTTGTAGAAAttctcttaaaattttattagtggAAGCAGAActagaaaattttataaatttactattcggtacaattctttttattaagcTTTGTGTTGGTTAAATTGCAGGTTGTAGCATTACCGTTGCTTCGCAAGCCTCTTATTCCTGGTTTCTACATGCCACTCTATGTCAAGGATCCTAAAGTACTTGCAGCTTTACAAGAGAGCAAAAGTGGACAAGCTCCATATGCAGGAGCTTTCCTTTTGAAGGATGACAAAGACGCTTCAACTGCTTCATCTTCTTCTAGCTTTGAAACAGTGAATATCCTAGATAAGTTGAAAGGCAAAGAGTTGcttaaaaaaatttaccaagTTGGCACACTTGCTCAGGTTATATACCATACGTCAGCACtgtattttttttccttgtctCTACTTGAAATACTTTTAACCATTTGCCAATTTTTTTCCAGATTTTAAGTATCCAAGGTGAGCAAGTCATCCTTGTTGGTCGCAAACGACTTCAAATAACAGAGATGGTAAGTTAATGGAGAAACATTCTTCAACTTTACTCTTGTAAAAGTTCATTAAAAAGTAACCATGCAGTTTGTCTTTTATACAGGTGAACGAAGATCCTTTAACTGTCAAAACTCATCATATAAATGTGTGTTTCTGTTTTCAAGCCTTTCCTTTCATGATACAAAACAACTATAATCCTTTTCATATGTACCTAGTCATTCTTTGTTTGCAGGATAAGACATATGACAAGAACGATAAGGTCATCATCAAGGCAACATACTTTGAGGTTATTTCTACGCTTAGGGAAGTCTTAGAGACAACATCACTCTGGAGGGATCAAGTTCAGACATAAACACAGGTATGTTCTCTCCATGTACTGCATGTTGAGCACAAATTATATATGTCGGAGAATATCACAACATCGAATATTTAGTAGATTTTCTATAGGATATAGGTGGCTCCAACTATCGAAAGTTGGCCGAGTCTATActacaaaaaagaagaagaaagttaacCGGTTTTGGAACTGGGATCTTTGAGGCTATTGACGTCTTTTATCAAAAGTTAACCGGTTCTGGAGCTGGGATCTTTGAGGCTAATGACTTCAATTATAAAAAGTTAGCCGATTTTGGCGCCGGGATCTCTGGCactaacaaacataaaattcaGGAGGTTCTTGAAGAATTGGATGTAAGTTGTTTACCTATTACCTTTTTTATGCTGAAGTTAACTCAAAACTATACGACATTCCATttttagtaagcttctcttctGATATTGGTTTCAGGTACATAAGCGTCTGGTCTTGACTCTGCAATTGGTTAGAAAACAAGTAGAATTTAGGGGAGAATTGCTAAAAACAACCTAAATATTGAAGTCAAATGCATTGGTGTACCCCAATTTCAGTCAAATGCAGAACCAACCTAAATGGAAGATGAAAATACTATTTAGTccttatgaacaaacaaaaaaacggagaGGTATTTACGTTTCTATCCTTTTGGAAGTCTACATGTAGAAGAAGGAAGTCTACATACTTTTAGACCTCCAGCGAAGTCTAATCTGTAGACTTGATGTGTAGTCTACACCAAAAGTTTatctaatattttgttttaaaattgtttaaaaataattattgtgatAGATTTTAACTAATCATCAATATAATGAATAATatgaagtaaatatattaaaattttatataactgaacaattttaaagaatatatactaaATTGGTATCTATGATATAAACAATGTTCATAGTTTAGAAACAAAAGGTTATAACATGATAGGTCTTTTAGTGGTAGATTTTTAGAATTAgactttagattttgattttttttttggttttattgacTTAGATCTGTTTATTAATGTTtagtagtttatattttgtgtaattttgatatttgatacagTAAATGACACTTTTTGAATATCAAACAAACTATTTAGAATTTgagatttgtggtttagggtttcgtagaCCTACAATAGAATCTATAAATCTATAGACGTCTTTGTCGGTCTATTTTCATTCTCCCTCCCAACCCCCAAATTATTTCATTTTCCCGCAAAGACTTATCAAAAAGTTTTCATTCTCCCTCCCAACCAAAATTATTTCAGATCTATCCATATTCTTTCTCTCTCCCTCCTCTTCCATTCACTTCTCTCTCCCTCCTTTTCTATTCACTTCTCTCTCCCTCCTCTTCTATTCTTCATGGCCATTATCAAGCTTCCTAACCTCCCACCAGATCTGCTCGTTGTGCTCTGTCTCTATGAAAGTGAGCCTCCTCGACTATTCCCTTCATCGATCGCTTAGGATGAAAAATCTCTTGCCGCCCTAATTGATACTCTAAAGGACTCCTCCACTCCACCCTCTTCAGCTCCTCTGACAAAATCGAACAGGCAGAATTTTCAATATGCAAAAGCTCCAAACAACGCTCCACAGGCTTTGCTTGTTTTGTGGTCAAATCGACCAAGATCCTCTCTCCCTAATTGTTTCTTCatgttcttgatttttttcCTTAACTTTCTAAACCTTTTCTGGTGCTCTTGCTAGTGTGATTGTTGAGGCTATGAAAGTTGTCAGCTTGCAGAGGCTCTGCTCCTCTCTGAAACCTATTCACCGTCGAGTTGTAAGTAAAACTCTTGTCTAAATCTCTCCGTTTGTGCTTTCATTTTCTGGATCTTGTTTATGTGGTTTTAGGTTTAACAGCTAGAGAGCGAGAAACTTTGAAATTATTAGCCGTCTACGACGAAGAAGATGACCGGAGGAGGCAGATACGGCGGCGCATCAGGTAAACTCGTACGCTCATCAATGAAGAGAGAAGAGCGTCAAGGCAGATCTGGGATACCACCGGTTAATAAAGGTACACGCTTTCTTAGATTCGACATTCTATTGATCTATGAGATCTGTAAGAGACTTTGTTTTAACTAGATATGTTGTGTTTAGATTAAAAGATCACTCTTTTATGGTGAAATTTGCAGTTCTATGCGAGGTGCAGAGGCTAAAGCTGCTTGCCCTGAGATGCAGTTGGTTCAAGTTCCTGTTTCTCGTGGTAAACATGTTTAAAAATCCATGTTTGTGTATGTATATGACACTAGCTAAAGTTATAAGATGATATTGATCTTCTTGTCTTGTCTTTGTGTTGTTGCTGTTGCATCTGTTGGGAAGCAGGGAAGCTACGGGAACAATCAAAGTAGAGAGAGCAAACTGTTAAAAGGTCCTTCTCAGATACAGAGCAACACATTGGCTGCTTTGGAAGCCATTGATGTTCCCGTTGCTGAAGAAGTTATGGACGCTGGCTGTATCATCGGTGATCGGATTAACGGTCTTGTCGACGGTGTCTCTGGTGCTTGGTAAGCAAAGTTTACTTGTAAAGTTGTTATCTTTTATTACTCAATTGCTTAGGATTCGTGAACGCAATATATCCTTTGATTTTCATTGTCAGGTTTATCAAGTTTGATACTTTCACTCCTGCGGTGTCACGAGGACTTCCTGTGACTCGGGTGATATTGTTTTTGGTGTATAGGTTAGGACTAACTTGTTTGGTAGAAGTGAAGCTACTTACTCAGGCTACACTTGTTATAGTGGCATTGCAGATTTTGTACCGGCTGTTATTGAGTCTGTTGGGTATGTTGTATTCAAagcaaaacttcaaaaaaatgacgtttttttcttaaaagaggGGACTTAGTGTTTTTGTCTTGTATAGTCAACTCCTAACGTTTATTCTGATTGattcttttaaataatcttaataAAATCTCTATTTAggaatctttttattttactttgctTTGCTTCATTTGGCTCAGTTCAACACCTTGTATCCTCGGTAGTACTTGAAATTTTTGTTGTTATCAAGTGTTGATCTCACTGAACATGTGAACAAACTGtagttaatattatttaacaAGAAGATGACAAAAAACTTACTGCTGTATTCAGACTCTTGTGTCCACCGTAGTACAATATCAAGTGGTACAATATCAAGTGTTGATCTCATATAACATGTGATAAAACTGTGAATGGTATTATTTTGCaagaatgaaaataaaataacatgaGACTTACAATTACAACCCAAACTTGGCAAAGAAATGCTCTTTGAGATGACTTGATCATCATACGAGCTGATCAACATAGATTTGGTAAGAAATACCTTAACTCAACGACCATATCACAAACTGCTATAAAAGAGTTTTTCACCACTCATTCTCTGTATAAAATAAGTAACTGAAGCATtctatgttaaattttttttatagatgtaGACTTACAAAGACGTCAACACTTATTAGCAAACTATGTACTCAAACCAAAagtattataatttcataactacaacagtttttcttttcaaaatcacTCCAACCTATTAGGATTAACTAACACacactttcaaacaaaaaaatctagaataaattttatgaataatacataaattcagttttaatttattttcctacGTAGACTTTTCAATCAGTCTACGACAGTGTAGACGTTCGTGTCAGTCTACGACAGTGTAGACGTCCTTGTCAGTCTactttttgggttagttttgcaattgaaaattttacgggttactttttttatttgaccaGAAACTCATCCAAGTTTTGACTTTATACATTTAGACTTCCGTTTTAGTCTACCACATTAAAAaggttagtttttattattgacCAGAATTCACCCAAGTTTTGACTTTCAAAGGTAGATTTCACATGTAGTCTACATGTTTCGTAGACGTCGCATAAGGTCTAACTTCAAAACCCATAGGttggttttgcaattgaccattGTTTGACTTTCGAATgtagatttcatatgtagtCTACAAATTCGTAGACTTCGCATAAGGTCTAACTTCAAAACCCATGGGTTGGTTTTgtatttgaccaaaataaatatgtagacttcacgaacagtctatatttttttgtgaaaaatgcgTAGATTGCACTAGAAGtctacaatttaaaaacattttagtcaaatacaaaactaacataTTCAACGAAGTCAATGTTTTGatcaaatgcaaaactgacCTTAAGTAGACTTCTTTGGCAGCCTACATTTCgtagacttcttttgaagtctACTTAAGAAAGTCAAAAGTGAGGTCAAATGTAAAACTAACCTCTTTTACGTAGCTGTCTTGGTAGGTCTacgtagatttttgtttttgtagtcaAAGGTAAGGATGTAGACTGCTGGAGAAGTCtgcgttacaaaaaaaagttaaaaaggtCAATTGCGAAACTGACTTGTTCGTTGACAAATAGACGGAATCGTACGTCTACACATTTGTGTAGACATATAAAGTAGTCTACCATCGCGACACAGACTGAAAAAGTGGTGAAAACCATGTAAACAGTTACCTTTTTCCGGTGTGAACCTCGATTCCGACCCTTTCAACCGTCCAAACTCATAAACTGAGCAAAAGGAAGCATCTTTGACGATTTACTAATGAAGAAACTCGAAAATGTGAAATTTGTgagatgaaaatgaaagttgtgagagttttttagatagaaatgtagaggaaatgaaagatttgttgagttagagaaaagaaaaagtggtTAAAATTGAGTTATTGAGCTTTTATGAGCTCAAACATGGTGGTTCAATGGTGGTTGCAAAATTGAAGATGATGGcattgttgtaaataagaaaagatACTTAGGGTGTAATTGGTTTTTACTAATTTTCgattttattaagaaaaataaaaataatggcagttttgtaaatatttcgaAAACATAAGGATGGTTTGGAAAATTCATAGATGAAtagtaatgagaaaaaaaaaggggttggttttgcaattgactaCAATTCTTAGGTTGGTTGTGATAAAAGCCCTAGAATTTAGTGtgtataccattttccgtatgCTTCTCATATTGGTTTCTTTCAATCCAGGTTCATAAGCGTCTAGACTTGATTAAAAAACAAGTGGAAATTAACAATATTCAAGTGTTTCATGCCTCCATTTTCCCGGTGACTCATGCTACTAGATATTTTTGTACAtgatatgatttttatatacGATGAATCCTCATCTCTTTTCATTCGTAATATATAGGAATCCGCAGCAAAAACTGTTGAAGACAAGAAGGTTTTCAGCTAgtcaagaatttttttttgtagttgaTATGTTTTATCTAGAATGATTAAATCCTTATCTCTTTGCATTCATATATAGGAATCCACACTTAAGACTGTTGAAGACAAAAAGGTTTTCAGCTCGCCACACAAATTACATTTATGTTAAGCGTATGATGTTTTGTATGACTTATAAGTGTCTCAGTGCAGGAGCAGTCTGGTTCTGCTAAAtacgtaaaaaaaaatcgtcGTTCTGGTTAGTCGTTTACTACTATAGGAATATTTTCAATGAAACATTTGTCTATGTCCCCAAATATTTTGAGGAAAATTGCATAGATATAAACCTCctgttaaaaaaaatgaaacatttaCTAAATTGCTAAAATCTCAGGGCCGGCATATTTCTATTAAGCGAGTGAAGCTTATAAAGTCTCTTATTCTCTGCAGGCAAGTTTAGGGAAAGGGTTGACAGGAAACTTATTATGGAGAAAATTCCAAAACATGTAGCAAAAGTCATGGAAGAAATGTTTGAAAAACTTGATAGCGGAGATAAAGATTGCCGTAGCACCAATAGTATCTATAACTACCTTGATTGGTTGACAGCGTTGCCTTGGGGAGAATGCAGGTAATTTGCCATTTTTTTAGGAGAGTTATAAAACacttgatttatttgttttgcaGTGATGATAATTTTGATGTCTTACGGGCAGAAAAGATTCTTGACGAGGATCACTACGGATTACGTGATGTAAAAGAAAGAATACTAGAGTTTATTGCTGTGGGAGAACTTACGGGAAATCCAGAAGGTCGTCTCTTTGcctttttctatttatataaattgtgAAACtgaactctctttttttttttttgtgaaacaggGAAGGGGAAGATCATTTGTCTCTCTGGCCCTCCTGGGGTAGGAAAAACTAGCATTGCTCGCTCTGTTGCGCGTGCCCTGGACCGCAAGTTCTTTCGGCTCGCTGTTGGAGGACTATCTGATAGTTCCCAGATTAAGGTATACTACTACATGACAAAAACTGTTGGAGAAAAGAACTCTACATCGCAaacttatgtatatatatatatattaattaattttttcttaagtttccGATGTGTGGTCTTTTTCCAACAAAAACACTAGAGAACtggaatatttttataacatgtCATCTACAATGTGTTCACCTATAGGGGGACCGTAGAGTATACATTGGTGCCGCTCCCGGAAAGATGGTGGAATGTCTAAAGGAAGTGGGAACAGAGAATCCTCTTGTTCTGCTCGATGAGATTGACAAGGTAGCTAAGCTAGGAGGACTCTTGAATTGGATTTTTAGCTTTTGAGATTATTTGCAACGATTGTCACTTGGTTCACTGGCAGCTTGGAAAGGGTAGTAAAGATCCAGAGGGTGCGTTGTTGGAGCTTCTGGATCCAGAGCAAAATTCACATTTTCTAGATTACTTTCTTGATGTTCCTATCGACTTATCAAAGGTACTCTCTTTttcttattcaatttttttggattttcattCTAATCAAAATTTTTGGTTGTAGGTTTTGTTTGTATGCACTGCAAACAATATAGATAGGCTTCCAGGTCCTCTACTAGACAGAATGGAAGTTATAGAACTCGCAGGGTACACTGCCGATGAGAAAATGCATATTACTAGAGACTATTTGGTGAAAACTGTACAAAAGAAATGTGGCATTAAGCCTGAACAGGTTGATGTGAGCGACAAAGCTCTTCTTTTCTTGATAGAAAACTACTGCAGAGAAGCAGGAGTCAGAAATCTCCAGAAGcagattgaaaagatttttCGCAAGGTAAGTTCGCTAAATATAGTACAAACCTCTTAACTTGGGTGCCAAGCAATCTGAACTTGCACAATATAttccaaagtttttttttaacttggaTGCCAAGCAATCTGAAATTATATTGGTTTACTAACAGATTGCTCTTAAACTTGTGCGCCAACAAGCATCCTCCAAAGCGGCTATGACTGATTTAAAGTCCTCTGGTGAAGGATCCATTGAGATGCTACATGAATATTTACGATTACAGGAACTAGAATACGCACTTGGTGGGGGTCCAATGAGCGAGAAGAGCAGAGCGGTAGCTGAAAAGTTTACTATTGACGAATCAAACCTTTCAGATTATGTAGGTAAACCGGTTTTCGAAGGCGAGAAGCTCTATGAGCAGGAGGAGGTTTTGAGGATCTTGAGGAAAGCTCTATTGATGTTCATTTCGTCGATGAATATGAGCAGATCTTCGAGCTAGCCTTTGGCTATGACCATTAGAAGAATGTCACTTTCACTTGGgatcttccttttttttttgttttttgagcAAATATCACTTAGGATCTTCCTCTGTTGTTGTTTCTACTATATACTATCGGCTGTGTTGTAAAAAGCGGTCTAGGCGGTTGTCTAGACGGCGCTTAGACGCTAGGCGTTAAAAGACCATGACGATTACTCTTTAAACCGCctagataattataatattgtaataataaataatatataatttattattcataaattataataattaatatattgtaatatatattcttatgaaaataatttttatcatatataaataatagtttttactattaaatataaaatattacatatatttaatatattgctataatttataaacgccTAGACCGCTTAACTAATAATCTAGGCGTTCGTTTAGTCGTTCTACGCGCTAGGCGTTAAGTCGCCGCCCGCTTAGCGCCTAGAGCTTTCTTGAACACTGACTATTGGTATGTATTTCCACAGGCTGATCTTATAATTTTGGGAAACTCTCTcgaataaactatttttaagtttttgtcacaaaaaaaaatattttagaaagaaaattaaGTTTGGGTATCCGGGTCTTTGGATCGGGTTAGGATCGGGTCCTGTCGGGTCCGAATCTTCCGGATCCTGAAAATTTAGACCCATATGGATACCTATAAACTTTCGGATCGGTCCAGGATCGGATCTTGTCAAAACCGGGTCGGTTCGgatatataatttcaatatatgtaatatacCTGTAATTTTCGGATCGATATCAGGTTCGaatatttaatatctaaaaagaCACGACACACCCAAAGTCACTTAAATTTAGtcaatatttttcatatatatcttaaattttacaaaataacttaaattaaactattaataattaacataaaaaccAGAATTTGTGGTTTGGTTATGATTAACTTGAGGGGAAAAAACTCAATACGGTGA
The Raphanus sativus cultivar WK10039 chromosome 1, ASM80110v3, whole genome shotgun sequence DNA segment above includes these coding regions:
- the LOC108861505 gene encoding lon protease homolog 4, chloroplastic/mitochondrial-like; translation: MLKLFTSHHVASRFKNRSSHKLAPRAFLSTLTDSKPTDTVSAKQCLDDCQTVVALPLLRKPLIPGFYMPLYVKDPKVLAALQESKSGQAPYAGAFLLKDDKDASTASSSSSFETVNILDKLKGKELLKKIYQVGTLAQILSIQGEQVILVGRKRLQITEMVNEDPLTVKTHHINDKTYDKNDKVIIKATYFEVISTLREVLETTSLWRDQVQT
- the LOC130496348 gene encoding zeaxanthin epoxidase, chloroplastic-like isoform X2, with protein sequence MKVVSLQRLCSSLKPIHRRVPSTTKKMTGGGRYGGASGKLVRSSMKREERQGRSGIPPVNKVLCEVQRLKLLALRCSWFKFLFLVGSYGNNQSRESKLLKGPSQIQSNTLAALEAIDVPVAEEVMDAGCIIGDRINGLVDGVSGAWFIKFDTFTPAVSRGLPVTRVILFLVYRLGLTCLVEVKLLTQATLVIVALQILYRLLLSLLGMLYSKQNFKKMTFFS
- the LOC130496348 gene encoding uncharacterized protein LOC130496348 isoform X1 — its product is MKVVSLQRLCSSLKPIHRRVPSTTKKMTGGGRYGGASGKLVRSSMKREERQGRSGIPPVNKVLCEVQRLKLLALRCSWFKFLFLVQGSYGNNQSRESKLLKGPSQIQSNTLAALEAIDVPVAEEVMDAGCIIGDRINGLVDGVSGAWFIKFDTFTPAVSRGLPVTRVILFLVYRLGLTCLVEVKLLTQATLVIVALQILYRLLLSLLGMLYSKQNFKKMTFFS
- the LOC130496348 gene encoding zeaxanthin epoxidase, chloroplastic-like isoform X4, producing the protein MTGGGRYGGASGKLVRSSMKREERQGRSGIPPVNKVLCEVQRLKLLALRCSWFKFLFLVGSYGNNQSRESKLLKGPSQIQSNTLAALEAIDVPVAEEVMDAGCIIGDRINGLVDGVSGAWFIKFDTFTPAVSRGLPVTRVILFLVYRLGLTCLVEVKLLTQATLVIVALQILYRLLLSLLGMLYSKQNFKKMTFFS
- the LOC130496348 gene encoding uncharacterized protein LOC130496348 isoform X3, whose protein sequence is MTGGGRYGGASGKLVRSSMKREERQGRSGIPPVNKVLCEVQRLKLLALRCSWFKFLFLVQGSYGNNQSRESKLLKGPSQIQSNTLAALEAIDVPVAEEVMDAGCIIGDRINGLVDGVSGAWFIKFDTFTPAVSRGLPVTRVILFLVYRLGLTCLVEVKLLTQATLVIVALQILYRLLLSLLGMLYSKQNFKKMTFFS
- the LOC108839195 gene encoding lon protease homolog 4, chloroplastic/mitochondrial-like, yielding MQILDEDHYGLRDVKERILEFIAVGELTGNPEGKGKIICLSGPPGVGKTSIARSVARALDRKFFRLAVGGLSDSSQIKGDRRVYIGAAPGKMVECLKEVGTENPLVLLDEIDKLGKGSKDPEGALLELLDPEQNSHFLDYFLDVPIDLSKVLFVCTANNIDRLPGPLLDRMEVIELAGYTADEKMHITRDYLVKTVQKKCGIKPEQVDVSDKALLFLIENYCREAGVRNLQKQIEKIFRKIALKLVRQQASSKAAMTDLKSSGEGSIEMLHEYLRLQELEYALGGGPMSEKSRAVAEKFTIDESNLSDYVGKPVFEGEKLYEQEEVLRILRKALLMFISSMNMSRSSS